A genomic region of Runella rosea contains the following coding sequences:
- a CDS encoding VanZ family protein, with translation MLFVKSPKQADTITFCYVVFLFALAVLPINSKDSASINNTYVLPELRLDYLLHSFLLIPWMLIRVFYAETNRLKELLWLACGVLLGITTEVIQYFLTYRTYNVIDLAANLLGVFIGAALWQIIQPIYKK, from the coding sequence ATGCTTTTTGTAAAATCACCAAAACAAGCCGATACCATTACGTTTTGCTACGTAGTCTTTTTATTTGCCCTTGCAGTTTTGCCCATCAACAGCAAGGATTCGGCATCCATCAACAACACGTATGTCTTGCCAGAGTTGCGTTTAGACTATCTGCTTCATTCGTTTTTGCTTATTCCTTGGATGCTGATTCGGGTATTTTATGCGGAAACAAACCGCCTAAAAGAGCTTTTATGGCTTGCCTGCGGGGTGCTTTTAGGGATAACGACCGAAGTTATCCAGTATTTTTTGACTTACCGAACCTACAATGTCATTGATTTGGCCGCTAACCTGCTCGGGGTATTTATCGGGGCGGCTCTTTGGCAAATTATTCAACCTATTTATAAAAAATAA
- a CDS encoding DegT/DnrJ/EryC1/StrS family aminotransferase, producing MENFEKVIIPRFKYAYSLKDVFVGVKNVIRDRKVAVPVFHALFPEAEIHLTESAASGIKYALEGLGLKKNAHIGVQPYTCSSVLGAIAAAGFTPFFIDINQNLSLNTQALKSKVAHIDALIVTHMFGFPADIAGIKAIVPHLPVIEDCAHALFSQYEHRSVGVFFDAAVFSFGNGKFPSLGGGGMLVINNPSLNERIKERLLILPRPTLLQELKQIVKSYAKAVMYAPLLQWMINKMLSEHYLNNRNKTIISRGNQEFNIYKSIELSLPVKLEEAQKNAVVQNENGTSLAQMLWRNYEFLTPDQNKVNYFAFVLIEEERDRLGRYLKGRGIMSGKHFQHALAWAMAYGYVPGSCPVFEEKVNQILTIPCNYGVSKRDLNRIAHYLLEFRKLNPQ from the coding sequence TTGGAGAATTTTGAAAAAGTGATTATCCCCCGGTTTAAGTATGCATATTCTCTGAAAGACGTTTTTGTAGGTGTAAAAAACGTAATCAGAGACAGAAAAGTAGCCGTACCAGTCTTTCATGCGTTGTTTCCAGAGGCGGAAATACACCTGACGGAAAGCGCAGCAAGTGGTATAAAATATGCACTGGAGGGGTTGGGTTTAAAAAAAAATGCTCACATCGGAGTGCAGCCGTACACCTGTTCTTCGGTGTTAGGGGCGATTGCAGCGGCAGGGTTCACCCCTTTTTTTATTGATATTAATCAAAACCTTTCGCTCAATACCCAGGCGTTGAAGTCCAAAGTTGCCCACATTGACGCGTTGATTGTTACCCATATGTTTGGCTTTCCCGCCGACATCGCTGGAATCAAAGCAATAGTTCCCCACCTCCCTGTCATTGAAGATTGTGCCCACGCCCTTTTCAGTCAGTACGAGCATCGTTCCGTGGGTGTTTTTTTTGACGCCGCTGTTTTTTCATTTGGAAACGGTAAATTTCCCTCGCTTGGAGGCGGAGGAATGCTGGTGATTAATAATCCATCCCTGAATGAAAGAATAAAGGAACGACTTTTAATTTTGCCCAGACCTACTTTATTGCAAGAGCTAAAACAAATTGTTAAATCGTACGCCAAAGCAGTGATGTACGCGCCGCTGCTGCAGTGGATGATTAACAAAATGCTGAGTGAACACTACCTCAATAATCGAAATAAGACGATAATCAGTCGTGGCAATCAGGAGTTTAATATTTATAAGAGTATAGAGTTGAGTTTGCCAGTAAAATTGGAGGAGGCCCAAAAAAATGCCGTCGTTCAGAACGAAAACGGCACCTCTTTAGCCCAAATGCTCTGGAGAAACTATGAATTCCTGACTCCAGACCAAAATAAAGTCAATTATTTTGCCTTTGTACTCATCGAAGAAGAACGAGACCGTCTAGGGCGTTATTTGAAGGGAAGGGGCATTATGAGTGGCAAACATTTTCAACACGCGTTGGCCTGGGCGATGGCTTACGGTTATGTGCCTGGGAGCTGCCCGGTATTTGAAGAAAAGGTCAACCAGATTTTGACGATTCCGTGTAATTATGGCGTAAGTAAGCGTGATTTAAACCGAATAGCCCATTATTTGTTAGAATTTAGAAAATTAAACCCTCAATGA
- a CDS encoding lipid II:glycine glycyltransferase FemX: MRSSYYSLKNPGKSQLEPIEKFVKSHPNANYFQSSLFFFTCKCSKSVTPVYYVAYDENNTVTGVMMAFRQAQYQIFPLNFLSARTIIWGGPLVQNNDLDVYEGLYKQYQKEQSFAIYTQVRNLSDQSAFLTLMRELNYTYEEHLNILIDLEKTEEQLWSEVHSKRRNEIRRAQKEGTTVELSNGPDTLPKCYLILREVYQRAKLPLPSIDHFEALLQNSTEEEGLRIFVAKCEDKIIGCMFCLAYGTTLFDYYAGAYRENYDKYPNDLLPWEVFRWGKHNGFRRFDFGGAGKPGVPYGVREYKKKFGGEMVNYGRFEKIHFPLLYGLVIRAFNLWRILKK, encoded by the coding sequence GTGAGAAGTTCGTATTATAGCCTTAAAAACCCCGGAAAAAGCCAACTTGAGCCGATTGAAAAATTTGTAAAGTCGCACCCCAACGCCAACTATTTCCAATCAAGTCTCTTTTTTTTTACCTGTAAATGTTCTAAATCAGTTACCCCAGTATATTATGTTGCCTATGATGAAAATAATACGGTGACGGGTGTAATGATGGCTTTCAGGCAGGCGCAATACCAGATATTTCCACTCAATTTTTTATCGGCACGAACCATTATTTGGGGTGGCCCCTTGGTACAAAACAACGATTTGGATGTGTATGAAGGGCTTTATAAGCAATACCAGAAAGAGCAATCATTTGCAATTTATACCCAAGTTCGCAACCTTTCAGACCAAAGCGCTTTCTTAACGCTGATGCGGGAATTGAATTATACGTACGAAGAGCATTTAAACATCCTAATTGACCTAGAAAAAACAGAAGAGCAATTGTGGTCAGAGGTGCATTCCAAACGCAGAAATGAAATCAGGCGGGCGCAAAAAGAAGGTACAACGGTGGAGCTCAGCAACGGCCCCGATACGCTCCCTAAGTGCTATTTGATTTTGAGAGAAGTATACCAACGCGCCAAACTCCCGCTGCCGAGCATAGACCATTTTGAGGCGTTACTTCAAAACAGCACCGAGGAAGAAGGGCTACGGATTTTTGTTGCGAAGTGTGAAGACAAGATAATCGGCTGTATGTTTTGTTTGGCGTATGGTACTACCCTGTTTGATTATTACGCGGGCGCTTACCGAGAAAATTACGACAAATACCCCAACGACTTACTGCCGTGGGAGGTTTTCAGATGGGGAAAACATAATGGGTTTAGGCGGTTTGATTTTGGCGGAGCAGGCAAACCTGGAGTGCCGTACGGGGTAAGGGAATACAAAAAAAAATTTGGCGGTGAGATGGTGAATTACGGACGTTTTGAAAAAATCCATTTTCCGCTGCTTTATGGATTAGTGATTAGAGCGTTCAATCTTTGGAGAATTTTGAAAAAGTGA
- a CDS encoding PVC-type heme-binding CxxCH protein, with amino-acid sequence MLPKIKMKDFFTLRRKSMTLGTGLLLLYAQSCHVPQKKTTQKEVFADHVRTTEFRTPEQERRGFTLPPGFEITLFASEPQITKPINMEFDDRGRLWVTHSSEYPMAAAPEKGNDKITILEDTNGDGKADKFTDFQDGLNIPIGIMPVADGAIAYSIPNVYHFTDTDSDGKADKRKVLYGEFGYKDTHGMVSNFMRGFDGWMHSCHGFTNTSKIAGTDGDSVTMTSGNTFRFRTDGRRVEQTTFGRVNPFGYAFDERGFLYSVDCHSKPIYQLIKGADYPHFGKKPTGIGFGPEMMSYELGSTALSGLVYYVGEQFPAEYRNSFYNGDVVTCKINRNTVTFKGSTPVSKKEADFLVSDDPWFRPVDVKVGPDGALYIADFYNRIIGHYEVALNHPKRDRTSGRIWKVTYKGNQPHRDMPVKDWSKATMDELIAGLQHPQLNVRLKIADRLVDVWKEKAIAPVIQMMALPGIDNRAFVHGLWVLQRLGNVPESLHNQALNHSDPTVKVHAFRLFSEAATLSDAHRTMVLGALSNKDPFIQRIAAEILTRFPKVLNIKPLMDLYQQANEDDSHLKYTTLLAIRTNLAAKGVIQEVAVTKWNDGQRGLLVKAARDIPSTDVATFVWDYLMTHDLTVEELDKNLEYLGRYGSATQLNEMILQVQKRFATDLDGQFMMYNSLRRGVAQSGLKVTTPLQEWGTTMAMHYLELPITEKELGALTTRRVQAAEIAGEYKMASSLPFLQKIAVTKSVDTKVRVAAANALMSLSPQENVNLLGEVFLDRSEPIALRERWVSALTRATSPEVLALLEKGFIGSARSLQVSIAAALANSEAGIDRLIKALKEENINADILAEVAVKERLVAKAKLTQQEQLNQLTAGGLNEFEERQKLIQSRLLGFESAKVSPEAGRAIFTQNCSTCHQIKGTGGLIGPQLDGIGNWGQKALTEKILDPNRNISEAFRSYNITLNNGQSMTGLYRRTEGQMMVFANPSGQEFSVAKNDMKEYKASKYTLMPDQFRSVIPEKDFYALLGFLLKTK; translated from the coding sequence TTGCTTCCCAAAATAAAGATGAAAGATTTCTTTACGCTTCGTCGTAAGTCCATGACGCTCGGTACGGGGTTGTTGTTGTTGTACGCCCAAAGTTGTCATGTTCCTCAAAAAAAAACAACGCAAAAAGAGGTGTTTGCGGACCATGTTCGAACCACCGAATTTCGGACGCCCGAGCAAGAAAGACGTGGATTTACGTTGCCACCTGGGTTTGAAATTACCCTTTTTGCGTCAGAGCCTCAAATTACCAAGCCCATCAATATGGAGTTTGATGACCGTGGCCGATTGTGGGTCACGCATTCGTCGGAGTATCCGATGGCAGCGGCCCCAGAGAAGGGAAACGATAAAATTACCATTCTGGAAGATACCAACGGCGATGGCAAAGCCGATAAATTTACCGACTTTCAGGATGGATTAAATATCCCAATCGGAATCATGCCTGTGGCCGACGGGGCCATTGCGTACAGTATTCCCAATGTATATCATTTTACGGACACCGACAGCGACGGCAAAGCCGATAAGCGCAAGGTGCTGTACGGCGAGTTTGGCTACAAAGATACGCACGGCATGGTGAGCAATTTTATGCGGGGCTTCGACGGATGGATGCATTCGTGCCACGGGTTTACCAACACATCCAAAATTGCGGGCACCGATGGCGACTCCGTCACGATGACTTCTGGGAATACTTTTCGTTTTCGCACAGATGGTCGCCGCGTAGAGCAGACCACTTTCGGGCGTGTCAATCCTTTCGGTTACGCGTTTGACGAAAGGGGTTTTTTGTATTCCGTTGACTGTCATTCTAAGCCCATTTATCAACTCATCAAAGGCGCTGATTATCCGCATTTTGGTAAGAAACCGACGGGTATTGGATTTGGTCCCGAAATGATGAGCTATGAACTGGGTTCAACGGCACTTTCTGGCTTAGTGTACTACGTCGGCGAACAGTTTCCCGCCGAGTACCGCAACAGTTTCTACAACGGTGATGTGGTTACCTGCAAAATAAATCGCAACACGGTCACGTTCAAAGGCTCCACGCCAGTATCCAAAAAAGAAGCTGACTTTTTGGTGAGTGACGACCCGTGGTTTCGACCCGTGGATGTAAAAGTCGGTCCCGACGGAGCGCTCTACATCGCAGATTTTTATAATCGTATCATTGGTCACTACGAAGTGGCACTCAATCACCCCAAACGGGACCGTACCAGCGGACGAATTTGGAAAGTTACGTACAAAGGCAATCAACCTCACCGCGATATGCCCGTTAAAGATTGGTCAAAAGCGACGATGGATGAGCTTATTGCGGGATTGCAGCACCCGCAACTGAATGTACGATTGAAAATAGCGGACCGCTTGGTGGATGTTTGGAAGGAAAAAGCCATTGCGCCTGTTATCCAAATGATGGCTTTGCCGGGTATTGATAACCGGGCGTTTGTGCATGGGTTGTGGGTGTTGCAAAGATTGGGTAATGTTCCTGAATCACTCCACAACCAAGCCCTCAACCACTCTGACCCTACGGTGAAAGTACACGCGTTTCGGCTGTTTTCGGAAGCGGCAACGCTCTCTGATGCGCACCGCACGATGGTATTAGGGGCCTTGTCCAACAAAGACCCATTTATTCAGCGCATTGCCGCCGAAATACTGACGAGGTTTCCAAAAGTCCTGAACATCAAGCCGTTGATGGATTTGTATCAACAAGCCAATGAAGATGATTCACATTTGAAATACACGACATTGTTGGCCATTCGGACGAATTTGGCGGCCAAGGGAGTGATTCAGGAGGTGGCTGTAACAAAGTGGAACGACGGCCAACGGGGCTTGCTCGTTAAGGCCGCGCGTGATATTCCTTCCACTGACGTCGCGACGTTTGTGTGGGACTACCTCATGACGCACGACTTGACCGTTGAGGAATTGGATAAAAACCTTGAATACTTGGGCCGCTATGGATCCGCTACGCAATTGAACGAAATGATATTACAGGTTCAAAAGCGTTTTGCGACTGATTTGGACGGTCAATTTATGATGTATAATTCGCTGCGTAGGGGCGTGGCGCAGAGTGGTTTGAAAGTGACGACGCCACTTCAAGAATGGGGAACAACGATGGCTATGCACTATCTGGAATTGCCGATCACGGAGAAAGAGCTAGGAGCACTCACCACGCGCCGCGTGCAGGCAGCAGAGATTGCGGGTGAATATAAAATGGCATCGTCGTTACCTTTTCTCCAAAAAATAGCAGTTACAAAAAGTGTTGATACCAAAGTACGCGTAGCCGCCGCCAATGCGCTGATGAGTCTGTCGCCGCAGGAGAATGTAAATTTGCTCGGTGAGGTTTTTCTGGACCGTTCGGAGCCGATTGCATTGCGAGAGAGATGGGTGTCGGCCTTGACGCGTGCGACCTCTCCCGAAGTTCTTGCGTTGTTGGAAAAAGGGTTTATTGGCAGTGCGCGCAGTTTACAGGTAAGTATCGCGGCGGCCTTGGCCAATTCGGAGGCGGGAATTGATCGATTAATTAAAGCATTGAAAGAAGAAAATATCAATGCCGACATACTGGCCGAGGTAGCCGTCAAAGAGCGTTTGGTGGCCAAGGCGAAACTAACCCAGCAGGAGCAATTGAATCAACTGACGGCGGGTGGACTCAATGAATTTGAAGAAAGACAAAAGTTGATTCAAAGTCGATTGCTAGGCTTTGAATCGGCCAAAGTCTCTCCCGAAGCGGGGCGCGCAATATTTACCCAAAATTGTAGTACCTGCCATCAAATTAAAGGAACGGGTGGTTTGATTGGGCCGCAGTTGGACGGCATCGGTAACTGGGGGCAAAAAGCACTTACTGAAAAGATACTTGACCCTAATCGGAATATTTCGGAGGCGTTTCGGAGTTATAATATTACTTTGAACAACGGCCAATCCATGACGGGCCTTTACCGCCGTACCGAAGGGCAAATGATGGTCTTTGCCAACCCATCAGGGCAGGAGTTTTCAGTGGCTAAAAATGACATGAAGGAATACAAGGCCTCAAAATATACCCTCATGCCCGACCAATTCAGGAGCGTTATTCCCGAAAAAGATTTTTATGCATTGTTAGGGTTTTTGCTCAAAACGAAATAG
- a CDS encoding DUF354 domain-containing protein — translation MKTILVDINHPAHVHLFKYFIQEMKARGYRVIVTAKEVKVIMRLLEAYNIEYIKVGQKKDSLALKYLYEFFHLLKVLGIVWKHRVDYGIGISMVLPILSKITQMKVIALDDDDLTVTPTFAKAISFASTILNPSALSFEDRGPNRICHPSFHELAYLHPNRFEPQVSVLKEVGIEPGETFFIMRFNVFKAHHDAGVRGLDIGQKLRIIELLKPFGKIFVTTERDIEPEIKEYQLPVAPEKIHSLMYFATLFVGDSQTMISEAALLGTPAIKLNSFAGRLSIPNEIEEKYALCYSFLPDQFEEMIALIDRLVHQKNLKEDWALRRQKMLMEKIDLTDFLVRLVAHYPESVRMAKENPDRRISVAQ, via the coding sequence ATGAAAACCATTCTTGTTGATATAAACCATCCTGCTCACGTGCATCTCTTTAAGTATTTTATACAGGAGATGAAAGCACGAGGGTATCGGGTGATTGTGACGGCCAAAGAAGTGAAAGTTATCATGCGCCTGCTGGAAGCGTATAATATAGAATATATAAAAGTTGGACAAAAAAAAGATTCGCTCGCGCTGAAATACCTCTATGAGTTCTTTCATTTGTTAAAAGTGCTGGGGATTGTGTGGAAGCATCGCGTAGACTATGGCATCGGAATTTCGATGGTGCTACCTATTCTTTCAAAAATAACGCAGATGAAAGTGATTGCGCTAGACGATGACGATCTGACCGTAACACCGACATTTGCCAAAGCCATTTCGTTTGCCTCGACCATTCTAAATCCAAGTGCGTTATCGTTTGAAGACCGAGGCCCCAACCGGATATGTCACCCAAGTTTTCATGAACTTGCTTACTTGCACCCCAATCGTTTTGAACCGCAGGTCAGTGTGCTTAAGGAGGTAGGCATTGAGCCAGGAGAGACTTTTTTTATCATGCGTTTCAACGTGTTTAAGGCGCACCACGATGCGGGTGTCAGGGGATTAGATATTGGTCAAAAACTTCGTATTATTGAACTGCTCAAACCTTTTGGAAAGATTTTTGTTACAACCGAGCGCGATATTGAACCTGAAATAAAGGAGTATCAATTGCCCGTGGCACCCGAAAAAATTCATTCTCTCATGTATTTTGCGACGCTGTTTGTCGGCGATAGTCAAACCATGATTTCGGAGGCAGCACTCTTGGGAACGCCTGCTATCAAATTGAACTCTTTTGCGGGAAGGTTGTCCATCCCAAACGAAATTGAAGAAAAGTATGCCTTGTGTTATTCATTTTTGCCCGATCAATTTGAGGAGATGATAGCCTTGATTGACCGACTGGTTCACCAAAAAAATCTCAAGGAAGACTGGGCGTTGCGCAGGCAAAAAATGCTCATGGAGAAGATAGACCTCACCGATTTTCTGGTTCGATTGGTAGCTCATTATCCCGAAAGTGTTCGGATGGCAAAAGAAAATCCTGACCGTCGGATAAGCGTTGCTCAATAA
- a CDS encoding nucleotidyltransferase domain-containing protein, which produces MTSSAPPFSPLQASFDNLSAELKLLIKCQTNEPVGAEELNAINWSLFVQLVKSHRIIGGLYPIIDENEWLPVGIKDRLKAIYDQNKLRMLTFTAELLHISKLFQKNGIASIPLKGPLLSYVYHGDFMQRVCHDIDLLLEPAQIEKAYSILYDEGYRMMEEIYTTPKQKEVYLANFHHYCLYHETKNIIIELHWRLLASQNILTFPNAELWKNAWVEKISGIDIQLLSKHDNFLYLCVHGGQHQWKRLFWLNDIVVVLQKEEAIFITEAYDLAKQRGIGNYVLQALQLASALYKIILPASIIDEITSKDSVSHLSKIALVHMNSLMSLDEQEPFSLKTLRGKVSRFWLHYTSSYYYGDLKNVVHEAKAYFINPAYWSVFAFPDKVFLLNYVAAPFLWGYHFFRKFKKSNL; this is translated from the coding sequence ATGACGTCATCAGCTCCTCCTTTTTCTCCATTACAGGCAAGTTTTGACAACTTAAGTGCTGAATTAAAGTTACTAATTAAGTGCCAGACGAATGAACCAGTAGGTGCGGAAGAGCTCAACGCGATTAACTGGTCTCTTTTTGTACAATTGGTAAAAAGCCACCGTATAATTGGAGGTTTGTACCCCATTATTGACGAGAATGAATGGCTTCCCGTTGGGATAAAAGACCGACTTAAAGCAATTTATGATCAAAACAAGCTGCGAATGCTCACTTTCACGGCCGAGCTATTGCACATCAGTAAATTATTCCAAAAAAACGGAATCGCTTCCATTCCACTGAAAGGCCCGTTGCTTTCGTACGTGTATCACGGAGATTTTATGCAGCGAGTATGTCATGACATTGACTTATTGCTTGAGCCTGCGCAAATCGAAAAAGCCTATTCTATTTTGTACGATGAAGGCTACCGGATGATGGAGGAGATTTACACTACACCCAAACAAAAAGAGGTGTATTTGGCCAATTTTCATCATTACTGCTTGTACCACGAAACCAAAAATATTATTATAGAATTGCACTGGCGGCTGTTGGCTTCCCAAAATATTCTTACGTTCCCAAACGCAGAGTTGTGGAAAAACGCATGGGTGGAGAAAATCTCTGGTATCGACATTCAACTACTTTCTAAGCACGACAATTTCCTGTATTTATGCGTTCACGGCGGGCAACACCAGTGGAAACGGCTGTTTTGGCTCAATGATATTGTGGTTGTTTTACAAAAAGAAGAGGCAATATTTATCACCGAAGCCTATGATTTGGCAAAACAAAGGGGAATCGGCAACTATGTTTTACAGGCCCTGCAACTTGCTTCTGCGCTGTATAAAATTATCCTGCCTGCATCCATTATTGATGAAATAACCAGCAAAGATTCCGTGTCGCATTTATCTAAAATAGCACTGGTGCACATGAATTCCTTGATGTCGCTTGATGAACAGGAACCGTTTTCGTTAAAAACCCTGAGAGGAAAAGTATCCCGTTTTTGGCTGCATTATACTTCTTCTTACTATTACGGAGATTTGAAAAATGTGGTTCATGAAGCAAAAGCATACTTCATTAATCCTGCCTATTGGTCGGTGTTTGCTTTTCCCGATAAGGTGTTTTTGTTGAATTACGTGGCTGCCCCTTTTCTTTGGGGGTATCATTTCTTTCGAAAATTCAAGAAATCTAATCTGTAG
- the wecB gene encoding non-hydrolyzing UDP-N-acetylglucosamine 2-epimerase: MLKLLTIIGARPQIIKSAAISRAIKNHYASSIKEVVVHTGQHYDERMSAIFFEELQIPQPDYNLGAGSGKHGEQTARMIAGIETILENEHPDFMIIYGDTNSTLAAAVAASKIHVPVVHIEAGLRSFNKKMPEEINRILSDHVSTYLFPPTQTGFDNLKNEGFRVDNRPPYTIDRPGVFNVGDVMYDNTLFFSKVADKNTDILEKEGLQKKQFLLVTLHRNTNTDDAARLNAIFRALLEIANSRNETLVLPLHPRTAKQMEILLEPELRREISNNSAILLLPPVSYLEMIQLEKYAKLVLTDSGGVQKEAYFLKTPCLILRAETEWVEIVESGAAVLCDADETRILEAYRYFMSNPESSFQTIYGDGNAAEKILNLLLAGAAT, encoded by the coding sequence ATGCTGAAACTCCTGACCATTATCGGGGCGCGTCCCCAAATCATTAAATCGGCCGCCATCAGCAGAGCGATTAAAAATCACTATGCATCCAGTATCAAAGAAGTGGTGGTGCATACAGGACAACATTATGACGAACGGATGTCGGCTATTTTCTTTGAAGAATTGCAAATTCCCCAGCCCGATTATAATCTAGGGGCTGGTTCGGGCAAACACGGTGAACAAACGGCCCGGATGATTGCGGGGATTGAAACCATTTTGGAAAACGAACACCCCGATTTTATGATTATTTACGGTGATACCAATTCCACCTTGGCCGCCGCCGTGGCTGCTTCCAAAATTCACGTGCCTGTGGTGCATATTGAAGCAGGATTGCGGTCATTTAATAAAAAAATGCCCGAAGAAATCAATCGGATTTTGAGCGACCACGTCTCTACTTATTTGTTTCCACCGACCCAAACGGGTTTTGATAATCTCAAAAACGAAGGGTTTCGGGTTGATAATCGGCCACCCTACACCATTGACCGTCCGGGTGTGTTTAATGTGGGCGACGTAATGTACGACAATACCCTTTTCTTTAGTAAAGTAGCGGATAAAAACACCGACATCCTCGAAAAGGAGGGATTGCAGAAAAAGCAATTTTTGCTCGTTACGCTGCATCGAAACACCAATACCGACGATGCCGCGCGTCTGAACGCTATTTTTCGGGCGTTGTTAGAAATTGCAAATTCGAGGAATGAAACCCTCGTTTTACCGCTTCATCCGCGTACGGCCAAACAGATGGAGATTCTGTTGGAGCCTGAGTTGCGTCGTGAAATCAGCAACAATTCCGCGATTCTGTTGCTTCCGCCAGTTTCGTATTTGGAGATGATTCAGTTAGAAAAATACGCAAAACTGGTACTGACCGACTCGGGCGGAGTGCAAAAAGAAGCCTATTTCCTGAAAACGCCGTGTCTCATCCTACGCGCCGAAACCGAATGGGTTGAAATTGTGGAAAGCGGGGCCGCTGTGCTTTGCGACGCCGACGAAACCCGCATTTTAGAGGCATACCGCTATTTTATGAGCAATCCCGAAAGCAGCTTTCAAACCATTTATGGCGACGGAAATGCGGCCGAAAAAATACTGAATCTACTTCTCGCTGGAGCAGCAACCTAA
- a CDS encoding capsule assembly Wzi family protein: MMKNKTSLFLIACLCCGYTSFAQNPLKGAKYAVEAGAFASTAESNPFWVRSNQFGEVPLGSPAFSLRGELKKDYDSLTNAKAKRKLQFGYGARAVANVGENSRFFFSEFYGKARYGAFEFYAGRRKEIVGLVDSTLSMGSYSWSGNALPIPKVQIGLFNYVPLLKNGLISFKANFAQGWFGSGDSTKKYFLHQKSAYFRLGKPAWKMKFYAGINHQVQWGGRPTVPFIQSGTNSLITNYGSDLEAFIHVATGISLQALGYYKKSGRVSGEGGNRLGNHLGTVDIGLEYENEATKWFFYRQSIYEDGSLFVLSSIADGLLGASIELKEANQGVKKIVLEYLNTSNQGGNLQSGNQTAFIPELRGADDYFNNGTYEEGWVYRKQTIGTPFIMPLSASTGVTLKDLIGDFQPKSPVMPDMIINNRVKAWMLGIHSRISRVNLLTRVSYSQNFGKYYLYSRVLLAPIELNQVSVQQQVSFSVKKYIINAIVAYDNAGLLENNIGGSLVVRREF, translated from the coding sequence ATGATGAAAAATAAAACGTCACTTTTCTTAATCGCCTGTTTGTGTTGTGGTTATACATCTTTTGCCCAGAATCCTCTCAAAGGAGCTAAGTATGCTGTGGAAGCGGGGGCTTTTGCTTCCACGGCCGAATCCAATCCTTTTTGGGTACGCTCAAACCAGTTTGGTGAGGTGCCTTTGGGTAGCCCTGCGTTCTCACTCCGAGGCGAGCTGAAAAAAGACTATGACAGCCTGACGAATGCAAAAGCTAAGCGTAAACTACAGTTTGGCTATGGCGCAAGGGCCGTGGCAAATGTCGGTGAAAATAGCCGCTTTTTCTTCTCTGAGTTTTACGGAAAAGCCCGCTACGGGGCCTTCGAATTCTACGCAGGGCGTCGCAAAGAGATTGTCGGACTCGTCGATAGTACCCTCAGCATGGGTTCATATTCATGGTCTGGCAATGCCCTACCGATCCCGAAAGTCCAAATTGGGTTGTTTAACTATGTGCCTTTACTTAAAAATGGATTGATTTCATTCAAAGCCAATTTTGCGCAGGGCTGGTTTGGGTCGGGAGATTCTACCAAGAAATATTTTCTTCACCAAAAAAGTGCCTATTTCCGACTCGGAAAACCAGCTTGGAAAATGAAGTTTTATGCAGGAATCAACCACCAGGTGCAGTGGGGAGGCAGGCCAACGGTGCCATTTATCCAGAGCGGCACCAACTCGCTTATCACCAATTATGGCAGTGATTTAGAAGCTTTTATTCACGTGGCTACGGGCATCAGCCTTCAAGCACTGGGCTACTACAAAAAAAGCGGGCGGGTTTCTGGCGAAGGAGGTAACCGATTGGGCAATCACTTGGGAACGGTCGATATTGGGTTGGAATATGAAAATGAGGCAACCAAGTGGTTTTTTTATCGTCAATCCATTTATGAAGACGGCTCACTCTTTGTGCTAAGCAGCATTGCTGACGGGCTTTTGGGAGCGTCGATTGAGTTGAAGGAAGCCAATCAGGGCGTAAAAAAAATTGTTTTAGAATATTTGAATACCTCCAATCAAGGAGGGAACCTGCAATCGGGCAATCAAACCGCTTTTATTCCTGAATTGAGGGGCGCCGACGATTATTTCAACAACGGGACCTACGAAGAAGGCTGGGTGTATCGCAAACAAACCATCGGCACTCCTTTTATCATGCCGCTCAGCGCATCTACGGGCGTAACGCTCAAAGATTTAATTGGAGATTTTCAGCCTAAATCTCCCGTTATGCCCGATATGATTATCAATAATCGGGTCAAAGCGTGGATGCTGGGGATTCATAGCCGAATAAGTAGGGTAAATCTCCTGACCCGCGTATCGTATTCCCAAAATTTTGGTAAATACTATTTGTATTCACGGGTGTTGTTGGCTCCTATTGAGTTGAATCAAGTGTCGGTACAGCAGCAAGTTTCGTTTTCGGTGAAAAAATACATCATCAATGCCATTGTTGCTTACGACAATGCTGGGCTTCTCGAAAATAACATCGGCGGGAGTCTGGTGGTAAGAAGGGAGTTTTAA